A genomic stretch from Gopherus flavomarginatus isolate rGopFla2 chromosome 3, rGopFla2.mat.asm, whole genome shotgun sequence includes:
- the SLC25A4 gene encoding ADP/ATP translocase 1 yields the protein MSNQAISFLKDFLAGGVAAAISKTAVAPIERVKLLLQVQHASQQITAEKQYKGIIDCVVRIPKEQGIISFWRGNLANVIRYFPTQALNFAFKDKYKQIFLGGVDRHKQFWRYFAGNLASGGAAGATSLCFVYPLDFARTRLAADVGKGLSERQFTGLGNCIAKIFKSDGLRGLYQGFNVSVQGIIIYRAAYFGVYDTAKGMMPDPKNVHIVVSWMIAQSVTAVAGLVSYPFDTVRRRMMMQSGRKGADIMYKGTIDCWKKIAKDEGAKAFFKGAWSNVLRGMGGAFVLVLYDEIKKFV from the exons ATGAGTAACCAAGCGATCAGCTTCCTCAAGGACTTCCTGGCTGGCGGAGTCGCTGCCGCTATTTCCAAGACAGCTGTCGCTCCCATAGAAAGAGTTAAATTGCTGCTGCAG GTCCAGCATGCCAGTCAACAGATCACAGCTGAGAAGCAGTACAAGGGGATCATAGACTGCGTGGTGAGGATCCCCAAGGAACAGGGCATCATTTCCTTCTGGAGAGGCAACCTGGCCAATGTCATCCGTTACTTCCCCACCCAGGCCCTCAACTTTGCCTTTAAGGACAAGTACAAGCAGATCTTCTTGGGAGGAGTAGACAGGCACAAGCAGTTTTGGCGCTACTTCGCAGGGAACTTGGCCTCTGGAGGTGCTGCGGGAGCCACCTCCCTCTGCTTCGTTTACCCTCTGGATTTTGCCAGAACCAGGCTGGCTGCCGATGTGGGCAAAGGGCTGAGTGAGAGGCAGTTCACAGGGCTAGGCAACTGCATTGCCAAGATCTTCAAATCTGATGGCCTCAGAGGGCTCTACCAAGGATTCAATGTGTCAGTCCAGGGCATCATTATCTACAGAGCAGCCTATTTTGGGGTCTATGACACAGCCAAGG GTATGATGCCTGATCCCAAGAATGTGCACATCGTAGTGAGTTGGATGATTGCCCAGTCAGTCACCGCTGTAGCAGGGCTGGTATCCTACCCTTTTGACACTGTCCGACGTAGGATGATGATGCAGTCTGGCCGAAAGGGAG CTGATATTATGTACAAGGGCACAATTGATTGTTGGAAGAAGATAGCTAAAGATGAAGGAGCCAAAGCTTTCTTCAAAGGCGCCTGGTCCAATGTGTTGAGAGGCATGGGTGGTGCTTTTGTATTAGTATTGTATGATGAGATCAAGAAATTTGTCTAA